One genomic region from Stackebrandtia nassauensis DSM 44728 encodes:
- a CDS encoding YhgE/Pip family protein, which produces MTAIRLAFLELRRFRGHPIRYAALAVVVLMPLLYAGLYLWSAWDPYGSLDRVPVAVVNEDEGAEMDGKKLHAGNELVKQLKETPYLDWNFVSADEAERGMSEGDYYFTIAVPEDFSKNLSTLSGLDPERAHVLVELDDANGYIVGIMAKTVEAELQNQINTAVYVTFAKTMFGNLTELDEGIKKAADGADKIADGAYTADEGAQELATGLGKLETGSEQVADGVGTVNDAVQGNKDTLIGSLDTIKTGAQIGTDITDDLAGVDEAELAEICQDGGPVCDAVTQAVQKAKQDQSKVDSLNDVVQNLSGDKISQDAQQMQDLADGADEVADGIAQAQKGANDLAEGTAKLSKGAGELSDQLSLASDKIPSADPEQNAKAADVLGSPVSIKEENANPAKTYGRGLAPFFFGIALWVFGLVAFLVLRTVNPRALAGSVGAFSTALAGWFPALLLGILGSLALYVVADVGLGLDPINIGGTIGLCVLAIAVFSAMAHLLRLAFGAAGGVLVLVLLMVQLTSSGGLYPLQTTPGFFQVLHPCLPMSYLVDGLRVTISGGNVDHLWRDVWVLAAFGVGTVALSTLVTMWQRRWSISTLHPSLTI; this is translated from the coding sequence ATGACCGCCATTCGTCTGGCCTTTTTGGAGCTTCGCCGGTTCCGCGGACACCCGATCCGCTACGCCGCACTGGCCGTCGTCGTCCTGATGCCGCTGCTGTACGCCGGTCTGTACCTGTGGTCCGCCTGGGATCCCTACGGCAGCCTCGACAGGGTGCCCGTCGCCGTCGTCAACGAGGACGAGGGCGCCGAGATGGACGGCAAGAAGCTGCACGCCGGGAACGAACTCGTCAAGCAGCTCAAGGAAACCCCGTACTTGGACTGGAACTTCGTCTCCGCCGACGAGGCCGAGCGCGGCATGAGCGAGGGCGACTACTACTTCACCATCGCCGTCCCGGAGGACTTCTCCAAGAACCTGTCCACACTGTCCGGGCTGGATCCGGAGCGGGCGCACGTGCTCGTGGAACTCGACGACGCCAACGGTTACATCGTCGGCATCATGGCCAAGACCGTCGAGGCCGAACTCCAGAACCAGATCAACACCGCCGTCTACGTCACCTTCGCCAAGACCATGTTCGGCAACCTCACCGAACTCGACGAGGGCATCAAGAAGGCCGCCGACGGGGCCGACAAGATCGCCGACGGCGCCTACACCGCCGACGAGGGCGCCCAGGAGCTGGCCACGGGTCTCGGCAAACTCGAAACCGGCTCCGAACAGGTCGCCGACGGCGTCGGCACCGTCAACGACGCCGTGCAGGGCAACAAGGACACGCTGATCGGTTCCCTCGACACCATCAAGACCGGCGCCCAGATCGGCACCGACATCACCGACGACCTGGCCGGTGTGGACGAGGCGGAACTGGCCGAGATCTGCCAGGACGGCGGCCCGGTGTGCGACGCGGTGACCCAGGCCGTCCAGAAGGCCAAACAGGACCAGTCCAAAGTCGACTCGCTCAACGACGTCGTCCAGAACCTGTCCGGCGACAAGATCTCCCAGGACGCCCAGCAGATGCAGGACCTCGCCGACGGCGCCGACGAGGTCGCCGACGGCATCGCGCAGGCCCAGAAGGGCGCCAACGACCTGGCCGAGGGCACCGCGAAACTGTCCAAGGGCGCCGGTGAACTGTCGGACCAGCTTTCGCTCGCCTCCGACAAGATCCCGTCCGCCGACCCGGAACAGAACGCCAAGGCCGCCGACGTCCTGGGCTCCCCGGTGAGCATCAAGGAGGAGAACGCCAACCCGGCCAAGACCTACGGCCGCGGTCTGGCCCCGTTCTTCTTCGGCATCGCGCTGTGGGTGTTCGGCCTGGTCGCGTTCCTGGTGCTGCGCACCGTGAACCCCCGCGCCCTGGCGGGTTCGGTGGGCGCGTTCAGCACCGCGCTGGCGGGCTGGTTCCCGGCGCTGCTGTTGGGGATCCTCGGTTCACTGGCCCTGTACGTCGTCGCCGACGTCGGCCTGGGCCTCGATCCGATCAACATCGGCGGCACGATCGGCCTGTGTGTGCTGGCCATCGCGGTGTTCTCGGCGATGGCGCACCTGCTGCGACTGGCGTTCGGGGCGGCTGGTGGCGTCCTGGTCCTGGTGCTGCTCATGGTGCAGCTGACCTCTTCGGGCGGCCTCTATCCACTTCAGACGACGCCGGGGTTCTTCCAGGTGCTGCACCCGTGTCTGCCGATGAGCTACCTGGTGGACGGTCTGCGGGTGACCATCTCGGGCGGCAACGTCGACCATCTGTGGCGCGACGTGTGGGTGCTGGCCGCCTTCGGCGTCGGCACCGTCGCACTGTCGACACTGGTCACGATGTGGCAGCGCCGCTGGAGTATCTCGACGCTGCACCCGTCGCTGACCATCTAG
- a CDS encoding serine hydrolase, whose translation MANPVSARIVAGDRTPTHPSRCDISPRNRHFRPYVAAALASLAAATLALSACQAGSAAKANDSTGDDTPSTTEQRTTLTDTLDAYVRQHPGLIASVSLRHGDTTLDYGADTRYETASVVKVEILVRWLATRQDETLPPKELALAERMITESDNEATSELCELLAAESEPVDIPGGTGVCVDAPGWGTDETTAADQTRILTTAFEAELLTPESHRVVEDLMSDVEPAQAWGVTAAANDGETTWLKNGWDVRDNGWLAHSEGVIDSHDGEPVYLTVLTNGNDTEAEGIAHVEDLADIARDSLTP comes from the coding sequence TTGGCGAACCCGGTATCTGCCCGTATCGTCGCGGGTGATCGAACCCCCACACACCCGTCGAGGTGCGACATTTCCCCTCGTAACCGACATTTCCGCCCCTATGTCGCGGCAGCCCTGGCAAGCCTCGCCGCCGCGACCCTCGCCCTGTCCGCGTGCCAGGCGGGATCGGCCGCCAAAGCCAACGACAGCACCGGCGACGACACCCCCTCCACCACGGAACAGCGGACGACCCTGACCGACACCCTCGACGCGTACGTCCGGCAGCACCCCGGCCTCATCGCCTCGGTGTCCCTGCGCCACGGCGACACCACCCTCGACTACGGCGCCGACACCCGCTACGAGACCGCCAGCGTCGTCAAGGTCGAGATCCTGGTCCGCTGGCTCGCCACCCGCCAGGACGAAACCCTGCCGCCCAAGGAACTCGCGCTCGCCGAACGCATGATCACCGAAAGCGACAACGAGGCCACCAGCGAACTGTGCGAACTGCTGGCGGCCGAGTCCGAACCGGTCGACATCCCCGGCGGCACCGGCGTCTGCGTCGACGCGCCCGGCTGGGGGACCGACGAGACCACCGCCGCCGACCAGACCCGGATCCTCACCACCGCCTTCGAAGCCGAGCTGCTGACCCCCGAAAGTCACCGGGTCGTCGAGGACCTCATGAGCGACGTCGAACCCGCCCAGGCCTGGGGCGTCACCGCCGCCGCCAACGACGGCGAGACCACCTGGCTCAAGAACGGCTGGGACGTCCGCGACAACGGCTGGCTGGCCCACAGCGAGGGCGTCATCGACTCGCACGACGGCGAACCGGTCTACCTCACCGTCCTGACCAACGGCAACGACACCGAAGCCGAGGGCATCGCCCACGTCGAGGACCTCGCCGACATCGCCCGGGATTCCCTGACGCCCTAG
- a CDS encoding DUF998 domain-containing protein, whose product MSVTTPPTAVAAPPPAQRPRRTRRLWTGIVAGPLFLAVAIVAGFTREDYDPARHPVSSLSIGPGGWVQIANFIVAGLLTLVFAVRLRAGLKASGRRTFAGPLLIGVWAVGLLGAGVFVGDPISGYPAGTPATGIHTWHGQLHDVPFSAAGFLAMTAACLVFAFRFATWRQFGWAGYSGLSGLLVAVGIVLSSAGFAQGDLVDIAGLLQRATVAVGLAWLTALAVHVRNCGRR is encoded by the coding sequence ATGTCCGTCACCACGCCCCCCACCGCTGTCGCCGCCCCGCCACCCGCTCAGCGTCCCCGCCGCACCCGTCGGTTGTGGACCGGGATCGTCGCCGGACCGCTGTTCCTCGCGGTGGCGATCGTCGCCGGGTTCACCAGGGAGGACTACGATCCGGCCCGGCATCCGGTCAGTTCGCTGTCGATCGGGCCGGGCGGGTGGGTTCAGATCGCCAACTTCATCGTCGCGGGGCTGCTCACGCTGGTCTTCGCCGTGCGGCTGCGGGCCGGGCTGAAGGCGTCCGGCAGGCGGACGTTCGCCGGGCCGCTGTTGATCGGCGTCTGGGCGGTGGGGCTCCTCGGGGCCGGGGTGTTCGTGGGCGACCCCATCAGCGGGTACCCCGCCGGTACTCCCGCCACCGGGATTCACACCTGGCACGGCCAGCTTCACGACGTCCCGTTCTCGGCCGCCGGTTTCCTGGCGATGACCGCCGCGTGCCTGGTGTTCGCCTTCCGCTTCGCGACCTGGCGACAGTTCGGGTGGGCCGGGTACTCCGGCCTCAGTGGACTCCTGGTCGCCGTCGGAATCGTCCTGTCCTCCGCCGGATTCGCGCAGGGCGATCTGGTCGACATCGCCGGGCTGTTGCAGCGCGCGACCGTGGCCGTCGGCCTGGCCTGGCTGACCGCGCTGGCGGTTCACGTGCGGAACTGTGGGCGTCGCTGA
- a CDS encoding GNAT family N-acetyltransferase, whose amino-acid sequence MTDIEITVLDPLEPDDVDGAMETAELSIREDVPDFPALSRAEFIVRMTRRSKSHRKHRLIAKVDGTVVGYASLHIPLLENRHLIEFELEVRPDHRRRGIGSALLAEIERYARADDRTTLLVYIPDTIDGRPQLPHNGQHFAAKQGFEKKSQEIRRAADLTEVDDAALDELLAKSWTKAEGYELIQWINDSPDDVVEALAYLDSRLVTDSPMGDLNFEAPKTDVARIRERESDGRTAGILRIATALRHKESGTVAGWTDIVVDPGDEDNCWQGITIVDPDHRGHRLGTILKIENHRHVLRYRPRMRYVTTWNAEANDFMININEAVGYRARERWLALEKDLK is encoded by the coding sequence ATGACAGATATTGAGATCACAGTGCTCGATCCGCTCGAGCCCGACGACGTCGACGGGGCGATGGAAACCGCCGAACTGTCGATCCGTGAGGATGTTCCCGACTTTCCCGCGTTGAGCCGTGCGGAGTTCATCGTCCGCATGACCCGGCGGTCCAAGTCCCACCGCAAGCATCGCTTGATCGCCAAGGTGGACGGCACGGTTGTGGGCTACGCGAGTCTGCACATCCCGTTGCTGGAGAACAGGCACCTCATCGAGTTCGAACTGGAGGTGCGACCGGATCACCGGCGGCGTGGTATCGGCTCGGCGTTGCTCGCCGAGATCGAGCGCTACGCGCGGGCTGACGACCGCACCACCTTGCTCGTCTACATTCCCGACACGATTGATGGCAGGCCGCAGCTGCCGCACAACGGGCAGCACTTCGCGGCCAAGCAGGGTTTTGAGAAGAAGTCACAGGAGATCCGGCGCGCCGCCGACCTGACCGAGGTCGACGACGCCGCCTTGGACGAGTTGCTGGCGAAGTCCTGGACGAAGGCCGAGGGCTACGAGTTGATCCAGTGGATCAACGACTCGCCCGACGACGTCGTCGAGGCGCTGGCATACCTGGACAGCCGGTTGGTGACGGACTCTCCGATGGGCGACCTCAACTTCGAGGCCCCCAAGACCGATGTGGCCCGGATCCGGGAGCGGGAGTCGGACGGCAGGACGGCGGGCATCCTGCGCATCGCCACGGCGTTGCGACACAAGGAAAGCGGCACGGTGGCGGGCTGGACCGACATCGTGGTGGACCCGGGAGACGAGGACAACTGCTGGCAGGGCATCACCATTGTGGACCCTGACCACCGGGGTCACCGGCTCGGCACCATCCTCAAGATCGAGAACCATCGGCATGTCCTGCGTTACCGGCCGCGGATGCGGTACGTGACGACCTGGAACGCCGAGGCGAACGACTTCATGATCAACATCAACGAGGCCGTCGGCTATCGCGCCAGAGAGCGCTGGCTGGCCCTCGAGAAGGACCTCAAATAG
- a CDS encoding GNAT family N-acetyltransferase: MGIELIDVNDAAAVEQLLDVRLAAHQADEPDNPAPCRVHFRVSVAQPSDDEEIRFFGVRADDRVVGYAALHFPIKDNLHFAYADVFVHPEHRRQGLGRSLVEHVKTVTRDAGRKNINIDVVGVWENGPKRFEGGRALLESCGFKVALTSVNRHADITALDPAEEQRLLDESLAKSAEYETIAWHHRVPEELLPPLAQLNSIFLSQAPLGDLALEEEKLDADRMRKSGERSIARGIEVMGVVARRKGSTELAATSVIGVPTEPGDVGHQWITLVDPAHRGHRLGMRVKVENLRQLRVVRPKVTRICTDNADSNAHMIAINEALGFKAVDALYEYQADV; this comes from the coding sequence ATGGGCATTGAACTTATCGACGTCAACGACGCTGCCGCCGTAGAGCAGTTGCTCGACGTCAGACTCGCGGCTCACCAGGCCGACGAGCCGGACAATCCGGCGCCGTGCCGGGTGCACTTCCGGGTCAGCGTCGCGCAGCCCTCCGACGACGAGGAGATCCGTTTCTTCGGGGTGCGCGCCGACGATCGCGTCGTCGGTTACGCGGCGCTGCACTTCCCGATCAAGGACAACCTGCACTTCGCCTACGCCGACGTGTTCGTCCATCCTGAGCATCGGCGACAGGGCCTCGGACGCTCCCTCGTGGAGCATGTCAAGACGGTGACCCGCGACGCCGGACGCAAGAACATCAACATCGATGTGGTCGGCGTCTGGGAGAACGGGCCGAAGCGTTTCGAGGGCGGGCGCGCCCTGCTGGAGTCGTGCGGTTTCAAGGTCGCGCTGACCTCGGTGAACCGGCACGCCGACATCACGGCGCTCGACCCGGCCGAGGAGCAGCGGCTGCTCGACGAGTCGCTGGCCAAGTCGGCCGAGTACGAGACGATCGCGTGGCACCACCGGGTTCCGGAGGAGCTGCTGCCGCCGCTGGCACAGCTGAACAGCATCTTCCTGAGCCAGGCGCCGCTGGGCGATCTGGCACTGGAGGAGGAGAAGCTGGACGCCGACCGGATGCGCAAGTCCGGGGAGCGTTCCATCGCGCGCGGCATCGAGGTGATGGGCGTCGTGGCCCGCCGCAAGGGCAGCACCGAGCTGGCGGCCACGTCCGTCATCGGGGTGCCCACCGAGCCCGGCGACGTCGGGCACCAGTGGATCACCCTTGTGGACCCGGCGCACCGGGGCCACCGGCTGGGCATGCGCGTGAAGGTGGAGAACCTGCGGCAGCTGCGGGTGGTGCGGCCGAAGGTGACGCGCATCTGCACCGACAACGCCGACTCCAACGCGCACATGATCGCCATCAACGAGGCGCTCGGCTTCAAGGCCGTCGACGCCCTGTACGAGTACCAGGCAGACGTCTGA
- a CDS encoding GNAT family N-acetyltransferase: MDISKLHPEDTAAIDELWEMWRLGVERDTASPKLRTYSKTIFLAQLGNIHPDEHNEFRVARVDGRIVGFVQIGVPLRDNKHAAHIHGTVHPEYRRRGIGTALLTQATQSSRDQGRTLQTSNTLETLPDGPLCDHAGRDFLLHHGFAVGLPMRLRALRLSDSEGEIERELLDESWPKAEGYELVQWTGATPAEHVDGAAALASRLMSDVPQGDLDFEEVIFDAERYLRKESVDFQSGWDFTCTYVRHVESGELVAHSVIAVSSDHPSVGNQWITLVHPDHRGHRLGMIVKVENHRLLRRTKPEVTWIKTGNAESNEHMVAINEQLGFTELCRYIAFQREI, from the coding sequence ATGGACATCAGCAAGCTTCACCCCGAGGACACCGCCGCGATCGACGAGCTGTGGGAGATGTGGCGACTAGGCGTGGAACGGGACACCGCGTCACCAAAGCTGCGGACGTACTCCAAGACGATATTCCTGGCCCAGCTGGGCAACATCCATCCCGACGAGCACAACGAGTTCCGGGTGGCACGGGTCGACGGCCGGATCGTCGGCTTCGTTCAGATCGGCGTGCCGTTGCGGGACAACAAACACGCCGCCCACATCCACGGCACCGTCCACCCGGAATACCGACGGCGCGGCATCGGCACGGCGCTGCTGACGCAGGCCACCCAGTCGAGCCGGGACCAGGGACGGACGCTTCAGACCTCCAACACCCTCGAAACGCTGCCGGACGGTCCACTGTGTGACCACGCGGGGCGGGATTTCCTGCTGCACCACGGTTTCGCGGTCGGCCTGCCCATGCGGCTGCGCGCCCTGAGGCTGAGCGACAGCGAGGGCGAGATCGAGCGGGAACTGCTGGACGAGTCCTGGCCGAAGGCCGAGGGCTACGAGCTGGTGCAGTGGACCGGCGCCACCCCGGCCGAGCACGTCGACGGCGCCGCCGCGCTGGCCAGCCGCCTGATGTCCGACGTGCCCCAGGGTGACCTGGACTTCGAGGAGGTCATCTTCGACGCGGAACGGTACCTGCGCAAAGAATCCGTGGACTTCCAGAGTGGCTGGGACTTCACCTGCACCTACGTGCGGCACGTCGAGTCCGGGGAGTTGGTCGCCCACAGTGTCATCGCCGTGAGCAGCGACCACCCCAGCGTCGGCAACCAGTGGATCACGCTGGTGCACCCCGACCACAGGGGACACCGGCTGGGAATGATCGTGAAGGTCGAGAACCATCGGCTGCTGCGCCGCACCAAACCCGAGGTCACCTGGATCAAGACCGGCAACGCCGAGTCCAACGAGCACATGGTGGCCATCAACGAACAGCTCGGGTTCACCGAGCTCTGCCGGTACATCGCCTTCCAGCGCGAGATCTGA
- a CDS encoding GNAT family N-acetyltransferase, producing the protein MDITRLRPEDTAAVDELWDMWRVARKHDCPEFQRPFSKAIFLADLNEINPEERHEWRVARIDGRIVGSVHIGMFLGDNEHLLSTDISVHPGFRRRGVGTALLDAATRAGREAGRTVLSAAAAEPLPGGLARTTDGRDFLLHHGFKVGNTVRSRILELSSIEGAVERELLDESWPKAEGYELVQWTGATPSEHAAGAAALASRLVSDVPFGDLDIEEVTYDTDRYLRKESIEMRRGFDFACTYVKHVASEELVAHSVISVNSEAPQYGGQWITLVHPDHRGHRLGMIVKIENHRLLRRTHPGVRWIETANAEVNSHMVAINERLGFTELFRHLDFQREI; encoded by the coding sequence ATGGATATAACGAGACTTCGTCCCGAGGACACCGCGGCCGTCGACGAACTGTGGGACATGTGGAGGGTCGCCAGGAAACACGACTGTCCGGAGTTCCAGAGGCCGTTCTCGAAGGCGATCTTCCTCGCCGACCTCAACGAGATCAATCCCGAGGAACGGCACGAGTGGCGCGTGGCCAGGATCGACGGCCGAATCGTCGGTAGCGTCCACATCGGCATGTTTCTGGGGGACAACGAACACCTCCTGTCCACCGACATCTCGGTACACCCCGGGTTCCGGCGCCGGGGCGTGGGCACCGCGCTGCTGGACGCGGCGACCCGAGCCGGACGCGAGGCCGGACGCACGGTCCTGTCCGCCGCAGCCGCCGAGCCGCTGCCGGGCGGGCTGGCCCGTACCACCGACGGCCGGGATTTCCTGCTCCACCACGGTTTCAAGGTCGGCAACACCGTTCGTTCCCGGATCCTCGAGCTGAGCTCGATCGAGGGCGCTGTCGAGCGGGAACTGCTCGACGAGTCCTGGCCGAAGGCCGAGGGATACGAACTGGTGCAGTGGACCGGTGCCACGCCGAGCGAACACGCCGCCGGAGCCGCCGCGCTGGCCAGCCGTCTGGTGTCCGATGTGCCCTTCGGTGACCTGGACATCGAGGAGGTCACCTACGACACCGACAGATACCTGCGCAAGGAGTCCATTGAGATGCGACGCGGGTTCGACTTCGCCTGCACCTACGTAAAGCACGTGGCCAGTGAGGAACTCGTCGCTCACAGTGTGATCTCGGTGAACAGCGAAGCCCCGCAGTATGGTGGTCAGTGGATCACGCTGGTGCATCCCGATCACCGGGGTCATCGTTTGGGCATGATCGTCAAAATCGAGAATCACCGGCTGCTGCGCCGCACCCACCCGGGGGTCCGCTGGATCGAAACCGCCAATGCCGAGGTCAACTCGCACATGGTCGCGATCAACGAACGGCTCGGGTTCACCGAGCTGTTCCGGCACCTCGATTTCCAGCGAGAGATCTGA